The following are encoded together in the Scomber scombrus chromosome 7, fScoSco1.1, whole genome shotgun sequence genome:
- the LOC133983120 gene encoding tropomyosin alpha-4 chain-like, with product MSSGVNSIDAVKKKIKVLQGQAEEAEERAENLQRQVEDEKRIREQAESEVAALSRRLQLSEDNLDRAQERLATALHKLEEVEKSADESERGMKVIENRALKDEEKMELLELQLREAKQIAEEADRKYEEVARKLVMVEGELERAEERAEQSESKCRMLEEELKTVFTGSKSLEAQAEKYSLKEDRYEEEIKNLSNKLKEAETRAEFAERSVAKLEKTIDGLEDALTSARNANMELQATLNQTMEELNSC from the exons atgagtaGCGGCGTGAACAGCATCGATGCCGTGAAGAAGAAGATCAAGGTTCTGCAGGGCCAAGCGGAGGAGGCCGAGGAACGGGCGGAGAACCTccagagacaggtggaggatgAGAAGAGGATCAGAgaacag GCAGAGTCGGAGGTGGCGGCTCTGAGTCGGCGTCTGCAGCTCAGTGAAGACAACCTGGACCGAGCTCAGGAGAGACTCGCCACCGCTCTGCACaagctggaggaggtggagaagtCTGCTGATGAGAGCGAGAG agggatGAAGGTGATCGAGAACAGAGCTCTGAAGGACGAGGAGAAGATGGAGCTGCTGGAGCTTCAGCTGAGAGAAGCCAAACAGATCGCAGAGGAGGCCGACCGCAAATATGAAGag GTGGCTCGTAAGCTGGTGATGGTGGAAGGAGAGCTggaacgagctgaagagagaGCCGAGCAGTCCGAGAg tAAGTGTCGAATGTTGGAGGAGGAGCTGAAAACTGTCTTCACTGGTTCAAAGTCTCTGGAGGCTCAGGCTGAGAAG tactCTCTGAAGGAGGACAGGTACGAGGAGGAGATCAAGAACCTGAGCAACAAACTGAAGGAG GCTgagaccagagctgagtttgCGGAGCGTTCAGTGGCAAAACTGGAGAAAACCATCGATGGACTGGAAG ACGCTCTGACTTCAGCCAGAAACGCCAACATGGAGCTTCAGGCCACTTTGAATCAGACCATGGAGGAGCTCAACTCCTGCTGa
- the pmvk gene encoding phosphomevalonate kinase, with amino-acid sequence MEQRGSEPGLVLVFCGKRKSGKDFVTDLILNRLGADVCCILRLSGPLKHQYAEEHSLDLDQLLGPGLYKEQYRADMIRWGEDRRRQDPGFFCRLATRGARQPVWVVSDARRLSDLQWFWSEFPRQTRCVRVQSSENTRKQRGWSFTAGVDDAESECGLDSGVDFDWIITNEADAPSLEEQLQPILTLAQEAASSADNH; translated from the exons ATGGAGCAGCGAGGCTCGGAACCAGGACTGGTTCTGGTCTTCTGCGGGAAAAGGAAGTCCGGGAAAGACTTTGTGACGGACCTGATCCTGAACCG tTTAGGAGCAGATGTTTGCTGCATCCTGCGTCTGTCCGGTCCTCTGAAACACCAATATGCTGAG GAACACAGTCTGGACCTGGACCAGCTGCTGGGTCCTGGTCTCTATAAGGAACAGTATCGGGCCGATATGATTCGCTGGGGAGAAGACCGACGGCGCCAGGACCCCGGTTTCTTCTGTCGCCTAGCAACCAGAGGAGCACGGCAACCTGTGTGG gtgGTGAGTGATGCGCGGCGGCTCTCAGACCTGCAGTGGTTCTGGTCGGAGTTTCCTCGACAGACTCGATGTGTCAGAGTTCAAAGTTCAGAAAACACCAGGAAACAGAGGGGGTGGAGCTTCACCGCAG GTGTGGACGATGCAGAGTCAGAGTGTGGGTTGGACAGCGGCGTTGACTTTGATTGGATCATCACTAACGAGGCCGACGCCCCCTCGTTAGAGGAGCAGCTGCAGCCAATCCTGACGCTGGCCCAGGAAGCAGCTTCATCAGCTGATAAccactga
- the decr1 gene encoding 2,4-dienoyl-CoA reductase, mitochondrial, which produces MAAAVFWRRAELLRCVQTSAQRSWLHSSAALHQQAPPLPPQSRFFPPSEGVMLPAGSYKDRVAFITGGGTGLGRAMTTTLSHLGAQCVIASRKLDVLQKTAEEISSQTGNKVHAVQCDVKDPQAVSRCVSEMETLTGLPDVIINNAAGNFICPSERLTVNGWKSITDIVLNGTAYITLELGKRLIQSQKGASFLAITTIYAESGSGFVAPSASAKAGVEALYKSLAAEWGRYGMRFNIIQPGPIKTKGAFSRLDPTGVFEKQMVGRVPVGRFGQPAEIANLAAYVSSDFATWMSGAVIRLDGGEYVSMAGEFNELRRVTPDQWTMMEAMIKSTKGS; this is translated from the exons ATGGCGGCAGCTGTTTTTTGGAGGAGAGCAGAACTTCTGAGATGCGTTCAGACTTCCGCTCAGAGG tcaTGGCTCCACAGCTCAGCAGCTCTTCATCAGCaggctcctcctcttcctcctcagtcGAGGTTCTTCCCTCCGTCCGAAGGCGTCATGCTGCCGGCAGGAAGTTACAAAGACAGAGTGGCGTTCATCACGGGGGGCGGGACCGGGCTGGGCCGCGCCATGACGACCACGCTGTCACACCTGGGAGCGCAGTGCGTCATCGCTagcag GAAGTTGGACGTTCTGCAGAAAACAGCCGAAGAGATCAGCAGCCAGACTGGAAACAAG gtccACGCGGTTCAGTGTGATGTCAAAGACCCTCAAGCTGTATCAAGGTGCGTCAGTGAGATGGAAACTCTGACAGGACTACCTgat GTGATCATCAACAACGCAGCAGGAAACTTCATCTGTCCGTCTGAACGTCTGACGGTTAACGGCTGGAAGAGCATCACCGACATCGTCCTCAACGGCACCGCCTACATCACGCTGGAGCTGGGCAAGAGGCTGATCCAGAGTcagaaag GTGCGTCCTTCCTCGCCATCACCACCATCTACGctgagtctggttctggtttcGTGGCTCCGAGCGCGTCAGCGAAGGCCGGCGTGGAGGCACTTTACAA gtctCTGGCTGCAGAGTGGGGGCGCTACGGGATGAGATTCAACATCATCCAGCCTGGACCAATCAAAACCAAG ggaGCGTTCAGCCGTTTGGATCCGACCGGCGTGTTTGAGAAGCAGATGGTGGGCCGGGTCCCGGTTGGTCGGTTCGGTCAGCCGGCAGAGATCGCTAACCTGGCGGCGTACGTGAGCAGCGACTTCGCCACGTGGATGTCAGGAGCC GTGATCCGATTGGACGGAGGAGAATACGTGTCGATGGCGGGAGAGTTTAACGAGCTGCGCAGG gtaacTCCGGATCAATGGACGATGATGGAGGCGATGATCAAAAGCACTAAAGGATCCTAA